The following are encoded together in the bacterium genome:
- a CDS encoding NIL domain-containing protein — protein MIKKRIVLTFPKQTVEQPITYRLIKNYDLMVNILSAKVNPDEEGRLVMEISGQKDEFHKGMDYLKELGVTIQPLAQDVRWNEGKCTHCTACIPLCPSEALRVNREKMEVSFEAEHCILCGLCLKACPYQAVEILF, from the coding sequence GTTGAACAACCAATTACTTACCGATTAATCAAAAACTATGATTTGATGGTTAATATTCTTAGTGCTAAGGTTAATCCTGATGAAGAAGGAAGATTAGTCATGGAAATAAGCGGGCAAAAAGACGAATTTCATAAAGGAATGGACTATCTTAAAGAATTAGGAGTAACTATCCAACCCTTAGCTCAGGATGTTCGATGGAATGAGGGGAAATGTACTCATTGTACTGCCTGTATTCCTTTGTGTCCTTCTGAGGCTTTAAGAGTTAACCGGGAAAAGATGGAAGTCTCATTTGAGGCTGAACACTGTATCCTGTGTGGGCTCTGCCTGAAGGCATGTCCTTATCAAGCAGTAGAAATACTATTTTAG